The proteins below come from a single Rosa rugosa chromosome 2, drRosRugo1.1, whole genome shotgun sequence genomic window:
- the LOC133728007 gene encoding ABC transporter G family member 31-like isoform X1, with translation MAASNGSEYFELGIEGPNETFARPSNAESVAEDEEELMWAAIKRLPSQKQSSTAILKSDKSETIDVRKLDRHNRELVVSKALATNDQDNYRLLCAIKERLDRVGLEVRKVEVRYENLNIVADVQTGSRALPTLINYTRDGIEGFLTSCRIFKPKRRSLTILNNVSGVIKPGRMTLLLGPPSSGKSTLLTTLAGKLDSSLKKSGSITYNGHKIDEFCVQRTAAYISQTDNHIAELTVRETLDFAARCQGASEGFAAYMKNLVKLEKEKDIRPDPVIDAFMKASSVGGKKHSITTDYVLKLLGLDVCSETIVGNDMLRGVSGGQRKRVTTGEMAVGPRKTLFMDEISTGLDSSTTYQIVKCIGNFVHHMEATVLMALLQPAPETFELFDDLVLLSEGYVVYQGPRAEVLEFFESLGFKLPPRKGVADFLQEVTSKKDQAQYWADRSKPYAYISVSEIAEAFKKSRFGRSVDDTLSAPYDKSSSLPAALPKTKYATSKWELCKACFSRELLLISRHRFLYTFRTCQVAFVGAVTCTMFSRLKLHPTDEINGNLYLSCLFFGLVHMMFNGFSELPLMISRLPVFYKQRDNHFHPAWAWSVVSLLLRIPYSIIEAVVWSCVVYYSVGFAPGAGRFFRFMFLLFSVHQMALGLFRTMASLARDMVIANTFGSAALIIIFSFGGFIIPKESIKPWWEWAFWISPLSYGQRALSVNEFMAVRWIKISPLTNRTIGQSVLQEHNLPNGDYWYWIGVGALLAYALLFNCIVTLTLMYLNPLRKNQTVLPLDDTQESPAADGGKYKTESIPKSTGDNGPRKGMILPFQPLTMTFHNVNYSVDMPKEMKSQGIPESKLKLLSEVSGVFSPGVLTALVGSSGAGKTTLMDVLAGRKTGGYIEGDIKISGYPKEQRTFARIAGYVEQNDIHSPQLTVEESLWFSSALRLPKEVSTEKRLEFVEEVMKLVELDTLRHALVGLPGSSGLSTEQRKRLTISVELVANPSIIFMDEPTSGLDARAAAIVMRTVRNTVDTGRTVVCTIHQPSIDIFEAFDELLLMKRGGQVIYGGNLGQHSQTMINYFQEINGITPIPSGYNPATWMLEVTTPACEQRIGEDFASIYRKSEQYREVEESIKQFSTPPADSKPLEFASTYSQNTLAQFWTCLWKQNLVYWRSPQYNAMRLIFTTLAALIFGSAFWDVGSKRDSIQSLMMVMGALYSACLFLGVNNASSVQPIVSIERTVFYREKAAGMYSPFAYAAAQVSPFTVLSIKINYQIVFLESKSIYIYIFSLPSIAMQGLIEIPYIAVQTIVYGVITYFMVNFERTISKFSNSSIGIELFVNHGIIVTNISFLVAAKFLLYILFMFLTFTYFTLYGMAAVGLTPSQHLAAVISSAFYSLWNLLSGFLIPKPNIPPWWIWFYYITPVAWTLRGIITSQLGDVETILVGPAFKGTVKEYLEVSLGYGPGMIGVSVAVLLGFNVLFFSIFAFSIKFLNFQRR, from the exons ATGGCGGCGTCGAACGGGAGCGAGTACTTCGAATTGGGAATCGAGGGGCCGAACGAGACGTTCGCTCGGCCGTCGAACGCCGAGTCGGTGGCGGAGGACGAGGAGGAGCTGATGTGGGCGGCGATCAAGCGGCTGCCGTCGCAGAAGCAGTCGAGCACCGCCATTCTCAAGTCCGACAAGTCGGAGACCATCGACGTCCGGAAACTCGATCGCCACAACCGCGAGCTCGTTGTCAGCAAAGCCCTCGCCACTAACGATCAGGACAACTACCGTCTCCTCTGCGCCATTAAAGAACGCCTTGACAG AGTGGGATTGGAGGTTCGAAAAGTGGAAGTGCGGTACGAGAACCTGAATATTGTGGCAGACGTTCAAACAGGATCAAGAGCTTTGCCTACTCTCATCAACTATACTCGTGATGGTATAGAG GGGTTTTTAACTAGTTGTAGGATTTTTAAACCCAAGAGACGGTCTTTAACGATTTTGAACAACGTCAGCGGTGTTATCAAACCCGGAAG GATGACTTTGCTTTTAGGACCCCCAAGTTCTGGCAAATCCACTTTGCTCACGACTCTTGCAGGAAAACTGGACTCCAGCTTAAAG AAAAGTGGTAGCATTACCTACAATGGGCATAAGATTGATGAGTTCTGCGTTCAAAGAACTGCTGCCTACATAAGCCAAACAGATAATCATATTGCAGAACTCACCGTGAGAGAAACCTTAGACTTTGCAGCTAGATGTCAAGGTGCAAGCGAAGGTTTTGCAGCGTACATGAAAAATCTGGTCAAGTTAGAGAAGGAAAAAGACATAAGGCCAGATCCAGTAATTGATGCATTCATGAAGGCATCATCTGTTGGTGGTAAAAAGCACAGTATTACAACAGATTATGTTCTCAAATTGCTTGGTCTTGAtgtttgttcagagacaattgttgGAAACGACATGTTAAGAGGGGTTTCTGGGGGACAAAGGAAAAGGGTTACTACAGGTGAAATGGCAGTTGGACCAAGAAAAACCCTGTTTATGGATGAAATATCTACTGGATTGGATAGTTCTACTACATACCAAATTGTAAAATGTATTGGGAATTTTGTTCATCACATGGAAGCTACAGTACTAATGGCTCTGCTTCAGCCTGCACCTGAGACATTTGAATTGTTTGATGATTTAGTGCTACTATCTGAAGGCTACGTGGTTTATCAAGGTCCTCGAGCAGAAGTGTTGGAGTTCTTCGAGTCATTAGGCTTCAAACTACCACCACGAAAGGGTGTTGCAGATTTTCTTCAAGAG GTAACGTCTAAAAAAGATCAAGCTCAGTACTGGGCTGATCGTTCGAAACCATACGCATACATTTCTGTTTCAGAAATTGCAGAAGCCTTTAAGAAGTCCAGGTTTGGAAGGTCTGTGGATGACACTCTCTCTGCTCCATATGATAAATCTAGCAGTCTTCCTGCGGCTTTGCCAAAAACTAAATATGCAACCTCAAAATGGGAGCTTTGTAAAGCATGCTTTTCACGAGAACTACTGTTGATCAGCAGGCATAGGTTTCTTTACACATTTAGGACCTGCCAG GTTGCATTTGTTGGGGCTGTGACATGTACAATGTTTTCTAGATTGAAATTACACCCGACAGATGAAATAAATGGCAACCTTTATCTTTCTTGCTTGTTCTTTGGGTTGGTGCACATGATGTTTAATGGGTTTTCCGAGCTACCTCTTATGATATCTCGGCTTCCAGTCTTTTACAAGCAAAGAGACAATCACTTTCATCCTGCATGGGCATGGTCTGTTGTTAGTTTGCTTCTGCGCATACCTTACTCTATTATCGAAGCTGTTGTATGGTCTTGTGTCGTATACTACTCGGTTGGATTTGCCCCTGGTGCTGGGAGATTTTTCCGTTTCATGTTTTTGCTGTTCTCTGTGCACCAAATGGCTTTGGGTCTCTTCCGGACAATGGCATCTCTTGCAAGAGATATGGTCATTGCCAATACATTTGGATCAGCTGCACTAattattatattttcttttggtgGATTCATCATTCCCAAAG AGAGCATTAAGCCATGGTGGGAATGGGCCTTTTGGATATCACCACTATCATATGGACAACGTGCTCTTTCTGTCAATGAATTTATGGCTGTAAGGTGGATCAAG ATATCTCCTCTAACTAACAGAACAATTGGGCAAAGTGTTCTCCAAGAACACAACTTACCAAATGGTGATTACTGGTATTGGATTGGAGTTGGTGCTCTGTTAGCTTATGCATTGCTTTTCAATTGCATAGTGACTCTGACCTTGATGTACCTAAATC CACTAAGGAAAAATCAGACAGTGCTTCCACTTGATGACACACAAGAGAGTCCTGCTGCAGATG GGGGTAAATATAAGACCGAGTCTATCCCAAAATCAACTGGAGATAACGGCCCAAGAAAGGGAATGATCTTACCATTTCAGCCATTAACAATGACTTTCCACAATGTTAACTACTCTGTTGACATGCCAAAG GAAATGAAGTCACAAGGTATACCAGAATCGAAGTTGAAACTCTTGTCGGAGGTGAGTGGAGTATTCTCACCAGGTGTTCTTACAGCTTTAGTTGGGTCTAGTGGAGCTGGAAAGACCACTTTGATGGACGTCCTTGCTGGTAGGAAAACTGGTGGATACATAGAAGGAGATATCAAGATATCTGGTTACCCGAAAGAGCAACGTACTTTTGCAAGAATAGCAGGATATGTTGAGCAAAATGACATACATTCTCCTCAACTTACAGTTGAAGAGTCTCTATGGTTTTCTTCTGCTCTTCGCCTTCCGAAGGAAGTCAGCACAGAGAAAAGACTT GAGTTTGTCGAAGAAGTAATGAAACTAGTAGAGCTTGATACTCTAAGGCATGCTTTGGTTGGTTTGCCAGGCAGTTCAGGCTTATCAACAGAGCAAAGAAAACGCTTAACAATTTCTGTTGAGCTTGTTGCCAACCCTTCAATTATCTTTATGGATGAACCCACATCTGGACTTGATGCAAGGGCAGCAGCCATTGTGATGAGGACTGTTCGTAATACAGTTGATACAGGAAGAACGGTGGTCTGCACTATACATCAACCAAGTATTGACATATTTGAGGCATTTGATGAG CTTCTTCTTATGAAACGAGGGGGGCAAGTTATTTATGGAGGAAACCTAGGCCAGCACTCGCAGACAATGATAAACTACTTTCAG GAGATCAATGGAATCACTCCAATTCCAAGCGGGTACAATCCAGCAACCTGGATGCTGGAGGTAACCACACCGGCTTGTGAACAGAGAATTGGGGAAGACTTCGCTAGCATATACAGAAAATCAGAGCAGTACAG GGAGGTGGAAGAGTCCATCAAGCAGTTTAGCACTCCTCCAGCTGACTCAAAACCATTAGAGTTTGCTTCCACGTATTCACAAAACACATTGGCTCAATTTTGGACCTGCTTATGGAAACAAAATCTTGTGTATTGGAGAAGTCCACAATATAATGCCATGAGGTTAATCTTTACTACGCTTGCTGCATTGATATTCGGTTCAGCATTTTGGGATGTTGGTTCAAAAAGGGACTCAATTCAATCATTGATGATGGTTATGGGAGCTCTTTATTCTGCTTGCCTGTTTCTTGGGGTCAATAACGCTTCTTCAGTTCAGCCAATTGTTTCAATTGAGAGGACAGTATTTTATCGAGAGAAGGCAGCTGGAATGTATTCTCCTTTCGCTTATGCAGCGGCCCAGGTAAGTCCCTTTACAGTACTGAGTATTAAGATTAATTATCAAATTGTATTTCTGGAAAGCAAgagtatatatatttatatattttctttgcCTTCTATTGCCATGCAGGGCCTTATAGAGATCCCATACATTGCTGTACAGACAATAGTATACGGGGTGATCACATACTTCATGGTCAATTTTGAAAGGACAATCAGTAAGTTTTCTAATTCTTCCATTGGAATTGAACTCTTTGTTAACCATGGTATCATCGTCACTAATATTTCTTTCCTTGTTGCAGCAAAATTCTTGCTCTATATTCTGTTCATGTTCCTCACATTCACCTACTTCACCCTTTATGGCATGGCGGCTGTTGGTCTCACTCCCTCTCAACACCTGGCAGCTGTCATCTCTTCTGCATTTTACTCATTGTGGAATCTCCTCTCCGGTTTCCTCATCCCCAAACCA AACATCCCGCCATGGTGGATA
- the LOC133728007 gene encoding ABC transporter G family member 31-like isoform X2: MAASNGSEYFELGIEGPNETFARPSNAESVAEDEEELMWAAIKRLPSQKQSSTAILKSDKSETIDVRKLDRHNRELVVSKALATNDQDNYRLLCAIKERLDRVGLEVRKVEVRYENLNIVADVQTGSRALPTLINYTRDGIEGFLTSCRIFKPKRRSLTILNNVSGVIKPGRMTLLLGPPSSGKSTLLTTLAGKLDSSLKKSGSITYNGHKIDEFCVQRTAAYISQTDNHIAELTVRETLDFAARCQGASEGFAAYMKNLVKLEKEKDIRPDPVIDAFMKASSVGGKKHSITTDYVLKLLGLDVCSETIVGNDMLRGVSGGQRKRVTTGEMAVGPRKTLFMDEISTGLDSSTTYQIVKCIGNFVHHMEATVLMALLQPAPETFELFDDLVLLSEGYVVYQGPRAEVLEFFESLGFKLPPRKGVADFLQEVTSKKDQAQYWADRSKPYAYISVSEIAEAFKKSRFGRSVDDTLSAPYDKSSSLPAALPKTKYATSKWELCKACFSRELLLISRHRFLYTFRTCQVAFVGAVTCTMFSRLKLHPTDEINGNLYLSCLFFGLVHMMFNGFSELPLMISRLPVFYKQRDNHFHPAWAWSVVSLLLRIPYSIIEAVVWSCVVYYSVGFAPGAGRFFRFMFLLFSVHQMALGLFRTMASLARDMVIANTFGSAALIIIFSFGGFIIPKESIKPWWEWAFWISPLSYGQRALSVNEFMAVRWIKISPLTNRTIGQSVLQEHNLPNGDYWYWIGVGALLAYALLFNCIVTLTLMYLNPLRKNQTVLPLDDTQESPAADGGKYKTESIPKSTGDNGPRKGMILPFQPLTMTFHNVNYSVDMPKEMKSQGIPESKLKLLSEVSGVFSPGVLTALVGSSGAGKTTLMDVLAGRKTGGYIEGDIKISGYPKEQRTFARIAGYVEQNDIHSPQLTVEESLWFSSALRLPKEVSTEKRLEFVEEVMKLVELDTLRHALVGLPGSSGLSTEQRKRLTISVELVANPSIIFMDEPTSGLDARAAAIVMRTVRNTVDTGRTVVCTIHQPSIDIFEAFDELLLMKRGGQVIYGGNLGQHSQTMINYFQEINGITPIPSGYNPATWMLEVTTPACEQRIGEDFASIYRKSEQYREVEESIKQFSTPPADSKPLEFASTYSQNTLAQFWTCLWKQNLVYWRSPQYNAMRLIFTTLAALIFGSAFWDVGSKRDSIQSLMMVMGALYSACLFLGVNNASSVQPIVSIERTVFYREKAAGMYSPFAYAAAQGLIEIPYIAVQTIVYGVITYFMVNFERTITKFLLYILFMFLTFTYFTLYGMAAVGLTPSQHLAAVISSAFYSLWNLLSGFLIPKPNIPPWWIWFYYITPVAWTLRGIITSQLGDVETILVGPAFKGTVKEYLEVSLGYGPGMIGVSVAVLLGFNVLFFSIFAFSIKFLNFQRR; this comes from the exons ATGGCGGCGTCGAACGGGAGCGAGTACTTCGAATTGGGAATCGAGGGGCCGAACGAGACGTTCGCTCGGCCGTCGAACGCCGAGTCGGTGGCGGAGGACGAGGAGGAGCTGATGTGGGCGGCGATCAAGCGGCTGCCGTCGCAGAAGCAGTCGAGCACCGCCATTCTCAAGTCCGACAAGTCGGAGACCATCGACGTCCGGAAACTCGATCGCCACAACCGCGAGCTCGTTGTCAGCAAAGCCCTCGCCACTAACGATCAGGACAACTACCGTCTCCTCTGCGCCATTAAAGAACGCCTTGACAG AGTGGGATTGGAGGTTCGAAAAGTGGAAGTGCGGTACGAGAACCTGAATATTGTGGCAGACGTTCAAACAGGATCAAGAGCTTTGCCTACTCTCATCAACTATACTCGTGATGGTATAGAG GGGTTTTTAACTAGTTGTAGGATTTTTAAACCCAAGAGACGGTCTTTAACGATTTTGAACAACGTCAGCGGTGTTATCAAACCCGGAAG GATGACTTTGCTTTTAGGACCCCCAAGTTCTGGCAAATCCACTTTGCTCACGACTCTTGCAGGAAAACTGGACTCCAGCTTAAAG AAAAGTGGTAGCATTACCTACAATGGGCATAAGATTGATGAGTTCTGCGTTCAAAGAACTGCTGCCTACATAAGCCAAACAGATAATCATATTGCAGAACTCACCGTGAGAGAAACCTTAGACTTTGCAGCTAGATGTCAAGGTGCAAGCGAAGGTTTTGCAGCGTACATGAAAAATCTGGTCAAGTTAGAGAAGGAAAAAGACATAAGGCCAGATCCAGTAATTGATGCATTCATGAAGGCATCATCTGTTGGTGGTAAAAAGCACAGTATTACAACAGATTATGTTCTCAAATTGCTTGGTCTTGAtgtttgttcagagacaattgttgGAAACGACATGTTAAGAGGGGTTTCTGGGGGACAAAGGAAAAGGGTTACTACAGGTGAAATGGCAGTTGGACCAAGAAAAACCCTGTTTATGGATGAAATATCTACTGGATTGGATAGTTCTACTACATACCAAATTGTAAAATGTATTGGGAATTTTGTTCATCACATGGAAGCTACAGTACTAATGGCTCTGCTTCAGCCTGCACCTGAGACATTTGAATTGTTTGATGATTTAGTGCTACTATCTGAAGGCTACGTGGTTTATCAAGGTCCTCGAGCAGAAGTGTTGGAGTTCTTCGAGTCATTAGGCTTCAAACTACCACCACGAAAGGGTGTTGCAGATTTTCTTCAAGAG GTAACGTCTAAAAAAGATCAAGCTCAGTACTGGGCTGATCGTTCGAAACCATACGCATACATTTCTGTTTCAGAAATTGCAGAAGCCTTTAAGAAGTCCAGGTTTGGAAGGTCTGTGGATGACACTCTCTCTGCTCCATATGATAAATCTAGCAGTCTTCCTGCGGCTTTGCCAAAAACTAAATATGCAACCTCAAAATGGGAGCTTTGTAAAGCATGCTTTTCACGAGAACTACTGTTGATCAGCAGGCATAGGTTTCTTTACACATTTAGGACCTGCCAG GTTGCATTTGTTGGGGCTGTGACATGTACAATGTTTTCTAGATTGAAATTACACCCGACAGATGAAATAAATGGCAACCTTTATCTTTCTTGCTTGTTCTTTGGGTTGGTGCACATGATGTTTAATGGGTTTTCCGAGCTACCTCTTATGATATCTCGGCTTCCAGTCTTTTACAAGCAAAGAGACAATCACTTTCATCCTGCATGGGCATGGTCTGTTGTTAGTTTGCTTCTGCGCATACCTTACTCTATTATCGAAGCTGTTGTATGGTCTTGTGTCGTATACTACTCGGTTGGATTTGCCCCTGGTGCTGGGAGATTTTTCCGTTTCATGTTTTTGCTGTTCTCTGTGCACCAAATGGCTTTGGGTCTCTTCCGGACAATGGCATCTCTTGCAAGAGATATGGTCATTGCCAATACATTTGGATCAGCTGCACTAattattatattttcttttggtgGATTCATCATTCCCAAAG AGAGCATTAAGCCATGGTGGGAATGGGCCTTTTGGATATCACCACTATCATATGGACAACGTGCTCTTTCTGTCAATGAATTTATGGCTGTAAGGTGGATCAAG ATATCTCCTCTAACTAACAGAACAATTGGGCAAAGTGTTCTCCAAGAACACAACTTACCAAATGGTGATTACTGGTATTGGATTGGAGTTGGTGCTCTGTTAGCTTATGCATTGCTTTTCAATTGCATAGTGACTCTGACCTTGATGTACCTAAATC CACTAAGGAAAAATCAGACAGTGCTTCCACTTGATGACACACAAGAGAGTCCTGCTGCAGATG GGGGTAAATATAAGACCGAGTCTATCCCAAAATCAACTGGAGATAACGGCCCAAGAAAGGGAATGATCTTACCATTTCAGCCATTAACAATGACTTTCCACAATGTTAACTACTCTGTTGACATGCCAAAG GAAATGAAGTCACAAGGTATACCAGAATCGAAGTTGAAACTCTTGTCGGAGGTGAGTGGAGTATTCTCACCAGGTGTTCTTACAGCTTTAGTTGGGTCTAGTGGAGCTGGAAAGACCACTTTGATGGACGTCCTTGCTGGTAGGAAAACTGGTGGATACATAGAAGGAGATATCAAGATATCTGGTTACCCGAAAGAGCAACGTACTTTTGCAAGAATAGCAGGATATGTTGAGCAAAATGACATACATTCTCCTCAACTTACAGTTGAAGAGTCTCTATGGTTTTCTTCTGCTCTTCGCCTTCCGAAGGAAGTCAGCACAGAGAAAAGACTT GAGTTTGTCGAAGAAGTAATGAAACTAGTAGAGCTTGATACTCTAAGGCATGCTTTGGTTGGTTTGCCAGGCAGTTCAGGCTTATCAACAGAGCAAAGAAAACGCTTAACAATTTCTGTTGAGCTTGTTGCCAACCCTTCAATTATCTTTATGGATGAACCCACATCTGGACTTGATGCAAGGGCAGCAGCCATTGTGATGAGGACTGTTCGTAATACAGTTGATACAGGAAGAACGGTGGTCTGCACTATACATCAACCAAGTATTGACATATTTGAGGCATTTGATGAG CTTCTTCTTATGAAACGAGGGGGGCAAGTTATTTATGGAGGAAACCTAGGCCAGCACTCGCAGACAATGATAAACTACTTTCAG GAGATCAATGGAATCACTCCAATTCCAAGCGGGTACAATCCAGCAACCTGGATGCTGGAGGTAACCACACCGGCTTGTGAACAGAGAATTGGGGAAGACTTCGCTAGCATATACAGAAAATCAGAGCAGTACAG GGAGGTGGAAGAGTCCATCAAGCAGTTTAGCACTCCTCCAGCTGACTCAAAACCATTAGAGTTTGCTTCCACGTATTCACAAAACACATTGGCTCAATTTTGGACCTGCTTATGGAAACAAAATCTTGTGTATTGGAGAAGTCCACAATATAATGCCATGAGGTTAATCTTTACTACGCTTGCTGCATTGATATTCGGTTCAGCATTTTGGGATGTTGGTTCAAAAAGGGACTCAATTCAATCATTGATGATGGTTATGGGAGCTCTTTATTCTGCTTGCCTGTTTCTTGGGGTCAATAACGCTTCTTCAGTTCAGCCAATTGTTTCAATTGAGAGGACAGTATTTTATCGAGAGAAGGCAGCTGGAATGTATTCTCCTTTCGCTTATGCAGCGGCCCAG GGCCTTATAGAGATCCCATACATTGCTGTACAGACAATAGTATACGGGGTGATCACATACTTCATGGTCAATTTTGAAAGGACAATCA CAAAATTCTTGCTCTATATTCTGTTCATGTTCCTCACATTCACCTACTTCACCCTTTATGGCATGGCGGCTGTTGGTCTCACTCCCTCTCAACACCTGGCAGCTGTCATCTCTTCTGCATTTTACTCATTGTGGAATCTCCTCTCCGGTTTCCTCATCCCCAAACCA AACATCCCGCCATGGTGGATA